TGACTTTGCACTCACATGCTATTAGACATATTATTAGACAATATAACTGGCCTAATATTGATTATCTGGCATTACCATTATTGATAATGGCCTCGGTCTAACTTGGGCGAAACTTACACAAAAAATTAGCATCATACATTTGTGTAACATGTTTACTTTAACTACATATAATTTTTACTTAATAGATccatattttaaaaaatggCCTAATGCAGTAAAACCATTTTAGACTGCACTAAAACAGAAATACTACTATTCGGCGTTACATTGTAATGCCAAGTTTGGGCTATAGGATTTGACAcaacaaaataattattttttctggtAAGACTACTCAATTTGCTATAAACAGCTATAACTTGCAAATGTGAAATTAAGCGCTTTTAATAGCACTTATCTTTCATATTAATTCAGCAGAAGTTTGGCAGTTTTTGAGTTAAAGTATAACTCCATCTGGAGATCATTATTGATAATTACTAATGACCAGGTTTGACAAGTtcataaatattattcaatCTGTTGACAATAAGATTAATTTTATATACAACAAGATGAAACCATGGATCTTATTTAAAAAACATAATAATTTGATGCAAATACAATTACAGCTTTGTTGGGATTTTCCATAACGAGTACACGATTATCTCAATGCAGAGAACAGGAGCAAATGACATCCCTACACCTCTGTtgtgattttcttttttttttcgaacTGATCAATGTTGTCTTTGTATCACAATACGATAAGTTAGGTCAACAACTGCATATTTCATCGGGTATACTTTCCTTTACGGTTAACAAGTTTTGACAAAATGCAATCCTTCAATCCAATCAGGATGGTGATGCTTGGCGCACCTGGAGCTGGAAAAGGAACACTTTCCAGAAGACTTCTTGCCAAAATAAGCCAACTTAGCTCAATTTCTACAGGTGATCTTTTACGTGCACAAATTGCTAAGAATACGGACATAGGCAAAACAGCTTCCGGCTATATCAAAAGCGGAAAGCTTCTCCCGGACACGTTCATGGCAAATTTGCTAACGGCTGAActatcaaagaaaaattggcTTAACGAAAAAGCATCATTTCTTTTGGATGGCTTTCCAAGAACTGCTGGTCAAGCGGAGCAGCTCAGCAAAGCCTTGAACCCTCATAAAGCCAATATAAACTTAGTACTGGAGCTTGATGTTCCACCGGAAGTGATTTTAGATAGAATTGCAAATAGATGGATACATCCGGGATCAGGAAGAGTGTACAATTTAAGGTATAATCCACCAAAGGTGCCATTCAAGGATGATGTCACGGGAGAGCCTTTAGCAAAAAGAGCTGATGATAATCCAGAAACATTCAAAGTGAGGCTTTCGCAATATTTCGAGGAACTCAAGCCGATTAAGCAGTTTTATGCTAAAGAAGGTGTTTTGAGGACGTTATCTGGAGAGACTTCAGACATTATATTCCCTAAAATGCTTAAGCTAGTTGAAGATGAATTCGAAAGACATTAGGAGTGTTAAGTTGCTTTGTTATAATGAACTGATGCATATATAGAATAGACTTAATGATGGAATTTGGCGCTGGCATGCATGCcttgttttgttttaattattttgatcattattttgcttattatttcacttttttcatccataATTTATTccctatttattttctcaaTTTGAAATTCATTGAACAGAAAAGCTGCCAAGCCAACGCTTATTTCTGCATTTCTGAATAAAGTTTTACAATGAAATCCATGTACAGGTATAAGGTCagaatgaataaaatgacaacaaaaagcatgTCTTACAGATAATACGAGGGTCATgttatttaaatttatttttgaaatataaatatgttgCCAACTTACATGAGAGGCTGAtgataaaacaaataaatcccGCAAGTGCAGCCAGTAGGGCTCCGAGCTATCTATtcattctattttttttttttttttttactttccCCCAACATAcattttcctcctcctcgTTTTgcataattttattttcattattattttttttagttcATTCCATAATTTAGTTCATTCCGCACACTACCGCTAGTAGTGTCAGCTAGGATTTGAACAAGCATCAAACGCAAAACGCAGATAAATACAGATCATCGAGAAAGAACCAGGAAAGGAACAAAATTTAACAAAGAAGGGAATtaggcaagaaaaaaatagccaGATCAAATCAAGGCGCAATCTCGGAAGTGTTCGGTTAGAGTAATAACAGcaggatgaaaaatacagCAAGAAAGCATTCAATACAAAAGGAAGGAAAGCGAGCAAAAAGAGTGAGGTCATCGCATGCATGTCTGGTATGCAGGCAGCGGAAAGTGAAGTGCGATGCGATGGAAAGATACCCCGAAAAATGTACAAACTGTGTGCAGTTCAACATTCCTCGGTGTGAGATACTACAGCCCAGAAAAAGACAGAGCAAGAAACTCGAAAAGTTTCTAAGGGAGCATGATCTTTTTATAGGTTCGAAGGTGAAGCAGGAGCGGCTGGAAGACGCGGGTTCTCCTGAGAGCGGAAATATTACAGATGGCAAGTTTCAGCGGGAGGTAAAGGTGGAAAATTCACCAAATGAGCAAAATTCCAACATACTGCAATCAAAGCCGGAAATGGTGATGGAGGATCCACAGAAATTCGTCCCAGAGGTGAGTGCCATAGTGCTCAACCCGGATACAGTGTTGAAAAAGGTGCTTGGGTCGGATCCAACACCAGAATATGTCGGTTTGACCGGTCCGGCACCTATAATCGAACAGATACTTCAGGAATATCTGGACGTGAGGCGTAAAACGATGGGGCAGAGGCCGAGGCTTGATGCCACGGAGTATGAGCAGCTTGTGAGGCTAGGGTGCTTCACTTTGCCCCGGGAAGACCTCTGCCACAAATACATAGAGGTGTATTTTAGAATTCTCCACTGGCAGCAACCGGTGCTTGACAAACGCAAGTTTCTTCACGATTACAAGAACCTCAGGGACCCGCCGAGCCTCCTTCTTTTGCAGGCCGTGCTCTTTGCAGGCTCGCGGTTTTACGAAGAGGATGATTGGAGCAAAGAGCAGATTGCTCGCCAGGATAGGATCAGTTACGTGTTGCACAGAAGAGCCCAGTCGTTGTACTCGGCTCGTTTGGAGGCTTCTTCGCTTCCGATGCTCCAGGCATTGATAATTTTTGGCAACTACTGGGACTCGGACTTCATCTCTGCGAAGAACAGCACGTTCTGCTACTTGAAAGTGGCAGTTTGTACGGCATACTCGATCGGCATCCACAAGAACAAGATGGTGAGGCGCAATAGCAAGCTCTTGAAGCGCATCTGGTGGGCCTTGTTCATGAAGGACACGTTTTCGTCGTTTGCGTTTGGTCGGCCGTGGTCGATCGACCTCAATCAGTGCGACGTCGACCTGCTCACCGAGGACGACATGCTCGAGGAAAGGAGCACCGGAAAATCCGCCGTTAATTCCGGCGGAATCGACATGAGCGGCACACCGGACTCTTCATGGAGTGGCAGTAGTAACGATGGTGAATCTGCAACTGAAACCCATGTTCAGTCGTTGTACTTTGTGCACAGAGTTCGACTTGCGTGCGTAACAAGGCAGGTATCCGATATAATGCATGAGATGCACAAGCAGGCTTTGGCAGGCCACTCTTCGGCTTCTCTGCTTGCAGAATGCAACAATTTGCTCACAGGGTGGCTCCAACAGCTTCCCAAGTGCCTCGAGTTCACGTTTGACGACAGCTGCGTCAACAACTTCTACGCTGCATCTCTAGCACTAGAGTACTACTCGATCGTCTTGATCGTCTACAGGGGAAACATCGTCTACAAGTCCAAAGGTGGTGTTCTTGACACGGGCAGATACGATCTGGAACACTATCCATCATGGAGTATAACTTTCAAGGCGGCGCATCTCATCACTTACCTTGGCCAGTACTTGGAGAAGCAGCATTACTTGCAAATATACCACTGCTTTGTCGTGTACAGCATGGTTACCGCCGGAATTATGATGATCTGCCACCTGTACAACGAGGATAACAGCGTTTCCCAGGTTGCCGACACCGACATCCGGATTTGCCTCGATGTCATGAAGGCATCTTCGTCCAAATGGCCGATTTCCAGACTTGGCACTTTCTATCTTGACGCCATATACCACAACAAGCGCTTGCAGTGCACTGTGATCCGAGATATCCTCGAGGCTGCCAACAAGAGCACCTTTGTTGGCAAAGTGGAGCCTCATCTTGTCATGTTGGACAGCTCTGTCAAGAATTTCAACGCCGCAGGAAACCTTGCTGCGAACGTTAGTGCACAGAGATCCACTTCAtatacttcatcttctgcaACAACGCACAGCCCTTCCCCGCAACAGGAAAACGGCAATCAGAAGTATTTGGCTTCAAGAGCTTCAACTCCTGGTGAGGAAATGCACCAGAAAATGGCCAATACTTCTGCAAAATCAATCATGTATGAGGATGGGGGTCCGTCTGCCTCGGAAATTCTAATGCCAACAATTCCTCAAAGGCCAACCGCCCGTGGATGGGATAGTGGCAAGGATGAAAGAAGAGCTTCCGACTACAGCTCGCTTGGAAAGCTTGCTGAGGCTGCATCTGCCATGAGTGCAAATACAAATATGAGCACAGAGCTAATTCCACAGAAGCAGGCAGAAATTCGGCAGAATACAAACGGTAACGGCAACAATTCCGGGAGCCAGAACTCACTATTCTCGGCGATGAACTTTCCTGGTGTACGGAATACATTCCCGGAGGTGGTTAAGGACAATTGGCGGCCGAAGTTTGACACTTCGTCGTTTCCAACTGACACATTCAACTTTGACAACTCCAGCAACATGATTGAcgatttctttgattaCTTAGGAGGAACCAACATCGGCCTGCTCGGATAGACACGGATTTTTACTTTAACCTTAATTATTAATAATGTATTATAGTTTTCAGGGGTTTTTAATTTTAGTAAATGCTTTGGAAGCTGGCCCAGCTTTGTCTGGTCAATTTGCCCAGCGTGTATTTTCTgtacgaaaaaaaaaaaaaaaaatagtaataCCGAAAACAGCGTTATGACGGATTTGGAAATCTCCAATCTAAATTTCATATCGTATCTAAACATGAACTATGCTTTTTCCCCGATTTCTATAGCTGGTCATATTGCTAGATATTAACATATAGGTATTTTCATCACAACCTTAAATTAAACAATTCACAAGATGATACTATTACAGCAAAGATCGCTTTATCTTATCAACCCTTTTAAAGCCAATACAAACACACTTCTGAAATGCTTAGGCCCTCGCTATTATAACATACGGCAGTTTGGAATTGCGCATGATAAGAATCAAAAATCGTTCATTGGACAGACGATGACATTTACAAGACTAAGTAAGCAGACTATTTTGCACGGCAAATTTGGTCAGATTAGATTGATATCGACGACAAATGTAAATGAACAGGGCAATGAGCACAATGATCCGTTTAATAGAAACGGTGATAAACAACCATCcaagaatagaaaagacaagaaaagTAATCAAAATCCCAAAGATAAGAAGTCATTTTCAGAGATACTGGATCTATTAAGACTGACAAAACCAGAAATTCCAAAGTTTGCAATCGCAATGGTACTATTATGCATTTCTTCAGCGGTCAGCATGCTTTTCCCAACTATCATGGGAAAGATCATCGATACAGCAAATCCAGAAAAGACGGATGTGCCTGAAGGCGGCATTGAAAAGCAGACAAAGATATTTGGAATCCCAATGCCGTCGACAATTCAcattttttccaaagatgTTGCAACAAGTGTCTTTTACGGATCATTAGGAGTAATCTTTCTGATTGGTGCCGGAGCCAATTTCGGCCGAATTGTCTTGTTGCGGACGATCGGTGAGCGGATCATGATGAATATGAGAGTCAACATCTTGGGCAAGATTCTACTTCAGGATGCGAAATTTTGGGATTATCACAAGGCCGGTGATTTGATATCTCGATTAGTAAACGACTCGACTGTTGTTGCCAGGTCTGTTACACAGAATGTAAGCAATGGTATGCGGTCATTAATAAGTGGTTTTGTCGGTATGGGGATGATGATTGCCATTTCAGCTAAGCTTACGGCATACATGATGATTATTTTCCCAGTTTTGCTATTCATAGCGCTGGTATTCGGTCGTAGAGTGAAACGAGTTTCACGAGACATTCAGTCACAGTTAGGAAGCCTTACAAAGGTGTGTGAGGAGCAATTCAACTTTGTGAAGACAATCCAGAGTTTCAACAACGAGAAATACGAGGTTGGGAAGTTTaagaaagaggtaaagAAATTATACAACTTGTCGATATTTGAGGGAAAGTTAAATGGAGTCTTCTACGGGACAAACGGGTTTATTGGAAACACGTTTCTCTTATTTATGCTCACGTTGGGAACATACATGGTGAGACAGGGTGATTTATCTCTTGGTGAgctttcttcatatttgATGTACACTACATACTCGGCAACAAGTGTGTACTCACTTTCGAACTTTTACTCAGAGCTAATGAAGGGAGTTGGTGCTTCGGGGCGAGTGTTTGAGCTTTTGAGATTGAAGCCCTCGATTGATCCCGAGGCAGGTCAAAATTTGAATGTTAACGGTGACATTATGCTAAAACACGTCCATTTCAAGTATCCAACAAGACCTCATGACGTGATCTTTCAGGATTTATCTCTCACAGTGAAAAAAGGGGATCACGTTTGTCTAGTTGGCCCAAGTGGTTGTGGAAAAAGTACAATTGCACAACTTCTTTTGAGATATTACTCAGCAGAGAGCGGATCTATCAGTGCAAACAAACATACATTAAACGATGTTAACATCAAATGTTACCGAGAACAGGTTGGAGTCGTTGATCAAGAACCTACGCTGTTTTCTGGAACGATCAGAGAGAACTTAGCTTACGGAAGAAAGGATGTTTCAGACGAAGATATATGGAAAGTGTGCGATCTCGCTTATTGTAGCCACTTTATTCGGGAATTCCCAGAAGGATTGTATACGATTATTGGTTCAAAAGGTGCCCAATTAAGTGGAGGCCAGAAACAGCGTGTAGCTTTGGCAAGAGCCTTACTATTGGGTACAAAAATAGACGAGGATACGAAGCAGAAACTTATGGATAGGGAAGGGTCAAGATTGTTTGATTCTGAAGGAAGAACGCTTCTCGGACCAAGCATTCTACTTTTGGATGAGGCAACATCAGCATTGGATGCACATTCTGAAGATGCAATCAAGAATACGTTAAATCTTCGCAGTGAGGCCAATTTGACCACAATATCGATTGCCCACAGGGTGAGCACGATTAAGATGAGcaatattgttgttgtccTGGATTCCAACGGTAATATTGTTGAGCAAGGTGGATACTATGAGCTTACATCCAAACCAGATAGTGAGCTTAATAAGCTTTTGCGCAAGGAtatggaaaaaagcagcGTTGAAATTAAGGGGAAAAAGCAGAGTATAGAGGATTTATAGAGTATGTTACACAGTGTATTTAATGGTGGGAGTCACTGCTATCGACAATTTCCCACGCTATATATTTTGACAATCTAGGAGATACAAGAAGAACTGTATCATTACAGCCATCCTCGGAGAAGCCGTGTGCAGTACTTTCACCATAGCTGGTATTGCAATCTCGCACACCATACATTAGAAGAGCAAACCACGGCAACCCATTGCTTGATAGCAAATTTTGCAGTGTGGTGATTGTTAGTTCTGTGTCGATAAGCGCTCCTGAAAAATCAACCTTGAGCAACTTCGcttcacttttcttttccagcAGACTTTTGTAGCTTGAAATGTAATCGTCCGTACTATCGAATGGGAAAAGCTGCTGCCCGCCTATAGATGCATATGTGATCCATTCGAGAGTATCGGCAAGTGACGACATTCgattttctttatcaattGATGATTTCCCGATAGGATCCACAAAAGCAGCATCGAGATCCGGAATATTGCACAATCCAAGGTCAATGGATCTGACATGACTCTGCTTTAACGTGCACGAGTCAACAAACCGCTCTAAAACTCGTTTGAGATTCAAAGAATCACAATTTCCGCAAGATATAAAATACCTATCTTTGacatttttcatattctctGCATACCAGAACAATCTGGCGGTGTTTTTATCGCGTTGCTTTAGCTGCTTATCCAATCCTTTGGTTAAGTCTATAGTAATGTCGtgaaattgttgatgaacAACGTTATTTCCCTGTGAAACCTGCGATTTCTTACCTTCAAAGCCAGACGACTGGTATGTGGGCTGTGTCAAACGCAAGTGTAATTGTCCTTTCGCTAAGCATAAAGTATCCTCATGTGTGATATCCCGATCAAGAAGTACCAGCTTTAAATATGGAATCGATGGTCCATCATCAGtttccaaattttcaaCAGCAAGGAGGAACTGAAGTATATTGTTCAAAGAAGCTTGTACCAAATAACCTGAACATAGCTCCTTATTTATTCCGTTTTTGTAGTGCGACGACTGCGTAAACTGCTTAGGAAACAATGCCGTCAGCTTACATATAAAATTATGCTGCTCTATACAATCGATTAATGCAGATGCATCGGATGGTAATGTGCCAATGTGAAGATGACAATGGGAAGGTTTCATTTGTCTATTATGAAattcaatttattaaatGGTATGCCAAGCAAAGACGATGATGTATATATGCAATGCATGCACATGTACCTTCTATGAATATGTCTCAACAGAAACAAGAACAAATTCTGAAACCACGTAATCGTCTTCTAGCTTTAAACGAGGGGTCTGCACAATATTCGGCTTAAATTGGGGATGATATTGGCTCTAGTCTGGGGCTTCATATGGATAAGATTCAGAAGAagtgaaggtgaagaaattTCGATTCGCTAAAATGTGGCACGTGACTTGGGGTGAAATCGCGAAGTTATCGTCTACAAACTGAGATATATCATTTTGTGATAAGGATAAGTGAGAAAGAAGCTTAAGTTTAAGTTGCATCGATGCTTGAAAACAGTGGCATTGTAAGAGATAGCCTGATACAAGGTTGAAGAATTCAAAATAAACAGAGAGAACTGAAAATTGCCGAAAAAAAGTATCACCTGCTTTAATCGTATATGCGAAAACTGTGGATCGAAGATGCAAACAATAGTATTAGACGCCAGAAAAGAACGGCCAATTATAATGGGTATTTTTGCCAAACGGTGGACATTTGTTTAGGAGGGGGAAAATGGCAGGGTTATTGTATAGATTGGCACATTTTCTTAACAGCCTTGGCTTATTTTTTGTGGGTGAATCATCAAGTAGCATTTATACATTTATTAAGGACTTGTAAGGCAGATATAGGGGAATCTTACATCCGAGAAAAACACACAGTACATGCAGAATTATGAGCAAAAACGAAATAAAATGAGAAACCaaaattattctttttgcGTGTAACAGTGGGGGATACGTGAGCTTGTATTTCACAATGATATTACAAGCCACATACATAATTGCGTAAGCATTATCAATAGTCTGGCAAGCTCTCTCACATGCTTGTCcgatttttgattttttgggtatatataattttctcAGATTTTTTTACAGTGACtaactatttttttctcgcaCTTTTTCTCCAgttattccttttttttttttttttttcgttcatCCTTATCCGAATCTGCTGACTTGCATATCtgatttttcactttcacACACCAGGCTTATACCGTGAGCATAATCTTCACGCGGATCGTTCATTCAACTGACACAGATCTGGCAGAAAACAAGCTGGACACGGGTGTAACTTATTTCTGGTGGCAAAAGCGCTAGATTCAAATACATAGAGCATACTGGCAGAGTCTAAACGAAGTCATTTGCAGGAGTCGTACAGAGCGAAACGGAAACAGCGTTTGTCGACAAAAGGACAACAAAGCACGTACAGCAGGCAGAGGCGAAAATCAAGAAAGGCTTTGTGGACAAGATTGGGGAAGCTTGCAGAGGTTTAAACAGTAAAAAGACACTTGAAAGTATACAGAAACACAGATCAAAGAATACGGGCGAGTCAGACATGGCATACAGAGAAGTCAATTTAGAGGAGGAGAATCCATTTTCAAAGCTTGTTACAGGGCAGACGATCGTGGAAATCCCGCGGTTCGAGTTGGAGTGTGGCGAAGTAATTACAAAAGTGCCTGTGGCGTATAAGACGTGGGGAAAACTCAATAAGGAAGGCAGTAACTGCATGATAATCACGCATGCACTCACCGGGTCGGCGGATGTGTCCGATTGGTGGGGGCCGTTGCTAGGCAAGGGCAAGGCTTTCGACCCAAGCAagtttttcatcatctgccTAAATTCTTTGGGCTCTCCGTACGGTTCGGCATCACCTGTGACGACCGATTGGGAATACGGCGGCCGATATGGTCCCGAGTTCCCTCTGTGCACTATCCGGGATGATGTGCGGATCCACAAGCTGGTTCTAGACTCGTTGGGCGTGAAGAAAGTGCCGATTTGCATCGGTGGCTCGATGGGTGGAATGCTAGCCCTAGAATGGATGTTTGTAGACGATGGAAAGTATGTAGAGAACGTGGTGGCACTCGCGACAAGTGCAAAACACTCTGCCTGGTGCATCTCCTGGGGAGAGGCCCAAAGGCAGTGCATCTATTCGGATCCCAAGTACAACGACGGCTATTATTTGCTGGACGACCCGCCTATAAACGGATTGGGGGCTGCCCGGATGGCTGCTTTGCTCACTTACCGGTCTCGCAACTCGTTTGAGTCCAGATTCGGTCGGCAGGCGCCAACTGAGAGGCAGAAGGCCAAGAGTCTTGGCAACAGCCACCAAGAAACCGTTGAAAGCGACGAGTCGGCCATAGACGACCAATCTGCGGGCTCCAGTCTTGTCAGAGAGGAAAACTGGAAGGTGCACAACGATGGGTCTGCCAGAAAGAAGTCTTTTGAGGAGTATCACTCCAGGGCCCCGTCAACAGACACCGTGAATGTGATTTCTGCCCAGCAAAACGACACTTTGGGCACCAGCCCTGCTCTTGGCACCAACAAAACCAGCCCAACTGCCTCTTCCAGGTCTTCCCGCTCGTCTTCAGTGTCTGGGAGACGCCACAGAATGCCTAGACACTACTTTTCGGCCCAGTCGTACCTCCGGTACCAGGCAAACAAGTTTGTTGGCCGGTTCGATGCCAACTGCTATATTTCAATCACGCGAAAGCTTGACACACACGATGTTGGCCGTGACAGGCCTCAGTATGACAATGATGCAGCCAAGGCTCTCGAAAGCCGCAAGCAACCCACTATGGTGATCGGAATCTCATCGGACGCTCTTTTCACGCTCAGCGAGCAGATATTCATTGCAAAGCATCTCCAGAACTCGACAATCCACAAAATCAACTCGAACGAGGGCCATGATGCGTTTCTCTTGGAGTTCAAGGAGATAAACGGCCTTATTCTGGATTTCGAGAATAAGCACTTGAAGAATATCATGCAGGCCGAGGGAAATAACGCGGAGTGGGACGATGCCAACATCAACGACGGAAAGAAGGAGAGTGTGTTTGGTGAGGCTGAGGATGTGGCTAGTTGGTGATAAGGCGGTGGCACGCACGCCACATTTATATAGGCGGAGACGAACATTTGTACAAACAGCACAGGTATATACTAATGATAGAGCTTATGCAGTGTGTGAGGTAGGAGTTTTGGTTGGCTAGTGGGAAATGTAGATATACGAAGTAGTGATAAAATGTATGGCAGAATTTTGCATGGTAGTGGTTATGGAGTATGCAAAGGATAAATGCACAAGATGAAACGAATGCAgcgaaaagaaatatgtaGATACAACAGTGGAT
This region of Brettanomyces bruxellensis chromosome 4, complete sequence genomic DNA includes:
- a CDS encoding uncharacterized protein (MEROPS:MER0044357), translated to MAYREVNLEEENPFSKLVTGQTIVEIPRFELECGEVITKVPVAYKTWGKLNKEGSNCMIITHALTGSADVSDWWGPLLGKGKAFDPSKFFIICLNSLGSPYGSASPVTTDWEYGGRYGPEFPLCTIRDDVRIHKLVLDSLGVKKVPICIGGSMGGMLALEWMFVDDGKYVENVVALATSAKHSAWCISWGEAQRQCIYSDPKYNDGYYLLDDPPINGLGAARMAALLTYRSRNSFESRFGRQAPTERQKAKSLGNSHQETVESDESAIDDQSAGSSLVREENWKVHNDGSARKKSFEEYHSRAPSTDTVNVISAQQNDTLGTSPALGTNKTSPTASSRSSRSSSVSGRRHRMPRHYFSAQSYLRYQANKFVGRFDANCYISITRKLDTHDVGRDRPQYDNDAAKALESRKQPTMVIGISSDALFTLSEQIFIAKHLQNSTIHKINSNEGHDAFLLEFKEINGLILDFENKHLKNIMQAEGNNAEWDDANINDGKKESVFGEAEDVASW